A stretch of the Acidimicrobiia bacterium genome encodes the following:
- a CDS encoding methylenetetrahydrofolate reductase — MTKISQILTRGERTVSFEFFPPRTDEAKGLLEQTIAELEPLHPSYVSVTYGAGGTTRELTHEVVVDINRKTSMTAMAHLTCAAHTRAELIDIVTRYRDAGIENVLALGGDPPADLDLPPGELHHAVELVRLLRETGDFSIGVAAHPEPHPRSSSAESDRRHTAEKLSEADFAITQFFFEASHYFDLVASLSAAGVDKPVIPGIMPALSLAGTKRMAEMQGSEFPAWFMKKMRAVEDDPDAVRRVGIEEATKLCRELIDGGAPGLHFYTLNRSTATREIHTNLGL, encoded by the coding sequence ATGACGAAGATCAGCCAGATCCTGACTCGTGGTGAGCGAACGGTTTCCTTCGAGTTCTTCCCTCCACGCACCGACGAGGCCAAGGGATTGCTCGAGCAAACGATCGCCGAGCTCGAGCCCCTCCACCCGTCGTACGTGTCGGTGACGTACGGCGCGGGCGGTACGACGCGAGAGTTGACGCACGAGGTCGTGGTCGACATCAATCGCAAGACCTCGATGACTGCGATGGCTCATCTCACCTGCGCCGCACATACGCGCGCCGAGCTCATCGACATCGTCACGCGCTATCGCGACGCAGGCATCGAGAACGTGTTGGCGCTCGGAGGGGATCCGCCGGCCGACCTCGATCTGCCACCAGGCGAGCTACACCACGCGGTCGAGCTCGTGCGGCTGCTCCGTGAGACCGGGGATTTCAGCATCGGCGTCGCTGCGCACCCCGAGCCCCATCCGCGTTCGTCCAGCGCCGAGAGCGACCGGCGCCACACCGCCGAGAAGCTCTCCGAGGCGGACTTCGCCATCACGCAGTTCTTCTTCGAGGCGAGCCACTACTTCGATCTCGTTGCGTCACTGAGCGCCGCGGGCGTCGACAAGCCAGTGATTCCCGGGATCATGCCCGCGCTCAGCTTGGCCGGTACCAAGCGCATGGCGGAGATGCAGGGTTCCGAGTTCCCTGCGTGGTTCATGAAGAAAATGCGCGCGGTCGAGGACGATCCCGATGCTGTACGACGCGTCGGGATCGAGGAAGCGACCAAGCTCTGCCGCGAGCTGATCGACGGTGGCGCCCCCGGGCTCCACTTCTACACACTCAATCGCTCCACCGCGACCAGAGAGATCCATACGAATCTGGGTCTCTAA